Proteins from one Caulobacter sp. 73W genomic window:
- the alr gene encoding alanine racemase, producing MTDTTLTVDLDALAYNYGVLKHFAGAAETGAAVKADAYGMGAEAVGPRLWKEGCRSFFVARLAEGQALRRALGERDASIYVLDGMTGAADGPRLMASRLIPVLNSLVQVENWITYGDQRWLEAAIHVDTGMNRLGLRLEEARALAKNRAKMSKMDVALVMSHLACADDPKNPMSAAQLERFRTIRGLFPAAQGSLANSAGTFLGVAYGFDLVRPGLSLYGAGANGKTDGRLKPVASLHAPILQVRDVPAGETVGYGATFTAVRPVKIAILAAGYADGLPRTPASSGNAWFANGKRRILGRISMDLLAIDITGCDDAQAGDMVELVGPNITVDDAAHAGGISAYELLTRLSLRATRRYIGEA from the coding sequence GTGACCGACACGACCCTCACCGTCGACCTCGACGCCCTCGCCTATAATTACGGGGTGCTCAAGCACTTCGCCGGCGCCGCCGAGACCGGCGCGGCGGTGAAGGCCGACGCCTATGGCATGGGCGCCGAAGCCGTCGGCCCACGCCTATGGAAGGAAGGCTGCCGCAGCTTCTTCGTCGCCCGCCTGGCCGAGGGCCAAGCCCTGCGCCGCGCCTTGGGCGAACGGGACGCGTCTATCTATGTCCTCGACGGCATGACCGGCGCGGCGGACGGCCCCCGCCTGATGGCCTCGCGGCTGATCCCCGTACTCAACAGCCTGGTCCAGGTCGAGAACTGGATCACCTATGGCGACCAGCGCTGGCTGGAGGCCGCCATCCATGTCGACACCGGCATGAACCGCCTGGGCCTGCGGCTGGAAGAAGCCCGCGCCCTCGCCAAGAACCGCGCCAAGATGTCGAAGATGGACGTCGCCCTGGTGATGAGCCACCTGGCCTGCGCCGATGATCCCAAGAACCCGATGAGCGCCGCGCAGCTCGAGCGCTTCCGCACCATCCGCGGCCTGTTTCCCGCCGCCCAGGGCAGCCTGGCCAACTCCGCCGGGACCTTCCTCGGCGTGGCCTACGGCTTCGACCTCGTGCGCCCTGGCCTCAGCCTCTATGGCGCCGGCGCCAACGGAAAGACCGACGGCCGCCTGAAGCCGGTCGCCAGCCTGCATGCCCCGATCCTGCAGGTGCGCGACGTCCCCGCTGGCGAGACGGTCGGCTATGGCGCGACCTTCACCGCCGTTCGCCCCGTGAAGATCGCCATCCTCGCCGCCGGCTACGCCGATGGCCTGCCACGCACGCCGGCGTCGAGCGGAAATGCGTGGTTCGCCAATGGGAAGCGGCGGATTCTTGGACGCATCTCCATGGACCTTCTGGCCATCGACATCACCGGCTGTGACGACGCCCAGGCCGGCGACATGGTCGAACTGGTCGGCCCCAACATCACCGTGGACGACGCAGCCCACGCCGGGGGGATCAGCGCCTATGAGCTGCTCACCCGCCTTAGTTTGCGCGCAACGCGTCGCTATATCGGCGAGGCCTGA
- the radA gene encoding DNA repair protein RadA — MARDGAVYACQSCGAVQTKWSGQCPACNAWNSLVEEVQSLPPGSLAPSKSAKTARGLAFEGLESQDPAPPRIATGVDEFDRVCGGGVVPGSAILLGGDPGVGKSTLLLQVCASAALRGVSCAYISGEEAVEQIRGRAGRMGLAHSPVKLAAETGLRPILEGLKRDRFDLVIIDSIQTMWSDAHEAGPGSVTQVRSCAQELVRLAKKQGVAIILVGHVTKDGQIAGPRVVEHLVDAVLAFEGERGYPFRILRGAKNRFGATDEIGVFEMGDAGLREVRNPSALFLNDGGERAAGAAVFAGIEGSRPVLVEFQALVAPSAYGTPRRAVVGWDTGRLAMVLAVLEARCGLGFGDRDVYLNVAGGLRITEPAADLAAAAALASSALEAALPQDCVVFGEISLSGEVRPVSRMESRLKEAAKLGFGRALTPAAGLPDVSPVSINSASRLTDAIRRIGDQTWS, encoded by the coding sequence ATGGCCCGCGACGGCGCCGTCTATGCCTGCCAATCCTGCGGCGCGGTTCAGACCAAGTGGTCCGGGCAATGCCCCGCCTGCAACGCCTGGAACAGCCTCGTCGAGGAAGTGCAGAGCCTCCCGCCCGGCAGCCTGGCGCCGAGCAAGAGCGCCAAGACCGCGCGCGGCCTCGCCTTCGAAGGGCTGGAGAGCCAAGACCCCGCCCCGCCCCGCATCGCCACGGGCGTCGATGAGTTCGACCGCGTCTGCGGCGGCGGCGTCGTGCCCGGCAGCGCCATCCTGCTGGGCGGCGACCCCGGGGTGGGCAAGTCCACCCTGCTGCTGCAGGTCTGCGCCAGCGCGGCCCTGCGCGGCGTGTCCTGCGCCTATATCAGCGGCGAAGAGGCGGTGGAGCAGATCCGCGGCCGCGCCGGCCGTATGGGCCTGGCCCATTCGCCGGTGAAGCTGGCGGCCGAGACCGGCCTTCGTCCCATCCTTGAAGGGCTGAAGCGCGACCGCTTCGATCTGGTCATCATCGACTCCATCCAGACCATGTGGAGCGACGCGCATGAGGCCGGCCCCGGCTCGGTCACCCAGGTCCGCTCCTGCGCACAAGAACTGGTGCGCCTGGCCAAGAAACAGGGCGTGGCGATCATCCTGGTCGGCCACGTCACCAAGGATGGCCAGATCGCCGGCCCGCGCGTGGTCGAACATCTGGTCGACGCCGTCCTCGCCTTCGAGGGCGAGCGCGGCTACCCCTTCCGCATCCTGCGCGGGGCCAAGAACCGCTTCGGCGCCACCGACGAGATCGGCGTGTTCGAGATGGGCGACGCCGGCCTGCGCGAGGTGCGCAACCCCTCCGCCCTGTTCCTCAACGACGGCGGCGAGCGCGCGGCCGGCGCGGCGGTGTTCGCCGGCATCGAGGGCTCTCGCCCGGTTCTCGTGGAATTTCAGGCCCTTGTCGCACCTTCCGCATACGGGACGCCGCGTCGGGCCGTGGTCGGCTGGGACACCGGGCGCCTCGCCATGGTCCTAGCCGTGCTTGAAGCGCGCTGCGGACTTGGATTTGGCGATCGTGACGTCTATTTGAACGTCGCCGGCGGGCTTCGGATCACCGAACCGGCGGCGGATCTGGCGGCGGCGGCGGCTTTGGCTTCCTCCGCCCTCGAAGCGGCCCTGCCGCAGGACTGCGTGGTCTTTGGCGAGATCAGCCTGTCTGGAGAAGTTCGACCTGTGAGCCGTATGGAATCGAGGCTGAAGGAAGCCGCGAAGCTGGGCTTCGGTCGCGCCCTGACGCCGGCCGCGGGCTTGCCCGACGTGTCGCCGGTGTCGATCAACAGCGCCTCGCGCCTCACGGACGCCATCCGCCGCATCGGCGACCAGACCTGGAGCTGA
- a CDS encoding replicative DNA helicase: MALVPALDLRPTNDIAVATAPSNIEAEQALLGSLLYDNAAYERLSDQLNSGHFYEPFHSRLFQSLETHIRKGQLADPILLADVFKNDPAFQELGGVRYLADLVDRAPPAANASDYARVIYDLALRRDLIRIGGDIAHAATADADLAAREQIEKAEQQLYGLAESGGPSTGFVSFSDALRGAVEMTAEAYSRDGGLAGVSSGLLDLDAKVGGLHPSDLIILAGRPSMGKTALATNIAFNVAKAYAWEPQPDGTKKTVNGGVVAFYSLEMSSEQLALRMLADASGVSGDRLRKGEIDASEFGRVRDAAMEIQEAPLYIDATGGLSIAKLTARARRLKRQVGLDLIIVDYLQLVTGSDLGANANRVQEVSQITMGLKALAKELSVPVIALSQLSRQVEQREDKRPQLSDLRESGSIEQDADMVWFVYRESYYVGRAEPREGTPEHLQWQEELDKLQGLAEVIIAKQRHGPIGTVKLSFNSDTTRFGNLARDHYFHQSRGGEE, encoded by the coding sequence ATGGCCCTCGTACCCGCCCTCGACCTGCGCCCGACGAACGATATCGCCGTGGCCACGGCGCCTTCGAATATCGAAGCCGAACAGGCCCTGCTGGGCAGCCTGCTGTACGACAACGCGGCCTATGAACGGCTCAGCGACCAGCTGAATTCCGGCCACTTCTACGAGCCGTTCCATTCGCGCCTGTTCCAGTCGCTCGAGACGCACATCCGCAAGGGTCAGCTGGCCGATCCGATCCTGCTGGCCGACGTCTTCAAGAACGACCCCGCGTTCCAGGAGCTGGGCGGCGTCCGCTATCTGGCCGATCTGGTCGACCGCGCGCCCCCGGCCGCCAACGCGTCGGACTATGCGCGCGTCATCTATGACCTGGCCCTGCGCCGCGACCTGATCCGCATCGGCGGCGACATCGCCCACGCGGCCACGGCCGACGCCGACCTCGCCGCCCGCGAGCAGATCGAAAAGGCCGAACAGCAGCTCTACGGCCTGGCCGAAAGCGGCGGTCCGTCCACCGGCTTCGTCTCGTTCTCCGACGCTCTGCGCGGTGCGGTGGAGATGACCGCCGAGGCCTATAGCCGCGACGGCGGCCTGGCCGGCGTGTCTTCGGGCCTGCTCGACCTGGACGCCAAGGTCGGCGGCCTGCACCCGTCCGACCTGATCATCCTCGCCGGCCGTCCCTCGATGGGTAAGACGGCGCTGGCCACCAACATCGCTTTCAACGTGGCCAAGGCCTATGCCTGGGAGCCTCAGCCGGACGGCACCAAGAAGACCGTCAACGGCGGCGTCGTCGCCTTCTACTCGCTCGAAATGTCGTCCGAACAGCTCGCGCTTCGTATGCTGGCCGACGCTTCTGGCGTGTCGGGCGACCGCCTGCGTAAGGGCGAGATCGACGCTTCGGAGTTCGGCCGGGTCCGCGACGCGGCCATGGAGATCCAGGAAGCGCCGCTCTACATCGACGCCACCGGTGGTCTGTCCATCGCCAAGCTGACAGCCCGCGCCCGCCGCCTGAAGCGTCAGGTCGGCTTGGACCTGATCATCGTCGACTACCTCCAGCTGGTCACCGGATCCGATCTCGGCGCCAACGCCAACCGGGTTCAGGAAGTCAGCCAGATCACAATGGGTCTCAAAGCCTTGGCCAAGGAACTTAGCGTTCCGGTCATCGCCCTTTCACAGCTCTCGCGTCAGGTCGAACAGCGGGAAGACAAGCGCCCGCAGCTATCCGACCTTCGTGAATCCGGCTCGATTGAGCAGGACGCCGATATGGTGTGGTTCGTCTATCGCGAGTCCTACTATGTCGGCCGCGCCGAGCCCCGCGAAGGCACGCCCGAGCACCTGCAATGGCAGGAGGAGCTCGACAAGCTGCAGGGTCTGGCCGAGGTGATCATCGCCAAGCAGCGTCACGGTCCCATCGGCACCGTGAAGCTGTCGTTCAACTCCGACACCACCCGCTTCGGCAACCTGGCTCGCGACCACTACTTCCATCAGTCACGCGGCGGAGAGGAATGA
- the purF gene encoding amidophosphoribosyltransferase has translation MNPQSSDRFVSDVYAQHGGRDPEDDALRLECGVFGVFGTEDASAITALGLHALQHRGQEACGIAAFDGQRFHTERHMGHVGEAFGGNDLVQRLPGSSAIGHTRYSTAGGSFIRNVQPLFADLQAGGVALAHNGNLTNFLHLRERLVSDGAIFQSTSDSEVILHLLARSRKAKFVDRFIDAIQQLEGGYALVALTHKKLIGVRDPLGIRPLVLGDLNGKAVLASETAALDMIGAKFVRDIENGEMVVISEKGIQSLRPFPAQKARPCVFEYVYFARPDSVVDGRSVYEVRKRMGRRLAQDSGIEADVVVPVPDSGVPAALGYAQESGIPYELGIIRSHFVGRTFIQPTQGVRELGVRMKHSPNRSVLEGKRVVLIDNSIVRGTTSLKIVRMVREAGAKEVHLRSASPPILWPDFYGIDMPSRDQLMAATKTMEEMVKLLEVDSLGFLSIDGLYWALEAGARDPLNPQFTDHYFTGEYPTRLLDREIAEGRNNANERQLSFLVSA, from the coding sequence ATGAACCCGCAGTCCTCTGACCGCTTCGTGTCGGATGTGTACGCCCAGCATGGCGGCCGCGATCCGGAGGACGACGCCCTGCGCCTCGAATGCGGCGTCTTCGGCGTGTTCGGGACGGAGGACGCCTCGGCGATCACCGCCCTGGGCCTCCACGCCCTGCAGCATCGCGGCCAGGAAGCCTGCGGCATCGCCGCCTTCGACGGTCAGCGGTTCCACACCGAACGCCACATGGGCCACGTGGGCGAGGCCTTCGGCGGCAACGACCTGGTCCAGCGCCTGCCCGGCTCCTCGGCCATCGGCCACACCCGCTACTCCACCGCCGGCGGCAGCTTCATCCGCAACGTCCAGCCGCTGTTCGCCGATCTCCAGGCCGGCGGCGTCGCCCTGGCCCACAACGGCAACCTGACCAATTTCCTGCACCTGCGCGAACGTCTCGTCAGCGACGGCGCCATCTTCCAGTCGACCTCGGACAGCGAGGTGATCCTTCACCTGCTGGCCCGCTCGCGGAAAGCCAAGTTCGTCGACCGCTTCATCGACGCGATCCAGCAGCTGGAGGGCGGCTACGCCCTGGTGGCCCTGACCCACAAGAAGCTGATCGGCGTGCGGGACCCGTTGGGCATCCGCCCGCTGGTGCTGGGCGATTTGAATGGCAAGGCCGTCCTGGCCTCCGAAACCGCCGCCCTCGACATGATCGGCGCCAAGTTCGTGCGCGACATCGAGAACGGCGAGATGGTCGTCATCTCCGAAAAGGGCATCCAGTCCCTGCGCCCGTTCCCTGCGCAAAAGGCCCGCCCCTGCGTCTTCGAATACGTCTATTTCGCCCGCCCCGACTCCGTGGTCGACGGCCGCTCGGTCTATGAGGTTCGCAAGCGCATGGGCCGACGCCTGGCGCAGGACAGCGGCATCGAGGCCGACGTCGTCGTCCCGGTGCCAGACAGCGGCGTTCCCGCCGCCCTCGGCTACGCCCAGGAAAGCGGCATCCCCTACGAGCTGGGGATCATCCGCAGCCACTTCGTGGGCCGCACCTTCATCCAGCCGACCCAGGGCGTCCGCGAGCTGGGCGTGCGCATGAAGCACAGCCCCAACCGCTCGGTGCTGGAAGGCAAGCGCGTGGTGCTGATCGACAACTCCATCGTCCGCGGCACCACCTCGCTGAAGATCGTCCGCATGGTCCGTGAAGCCGGCGCCAAGGAAGTCCATCTGCGCAGCGCCTCGCCGCCGATCCTGTGGCCGGACTTCTATGGCATCGACATGCCGTCGCGCGACCAGCTGATGGCCGCCACCAAGACCATGGAAGAGATGGTCAAGCTGCTCGAGGTGGACAGCCTCGGCTTCCTGTCGATCGACGGCCTGTACTGGGCGCTGGAAGCAGGCGCGCGCGATCCGCTGAACCCGCAGTTCACCGACCACTACTTCACCGGCGAGTACCCCACCCGCCTGCTGGACCGTGAGATCGCCGAAGGCCGCAACAACGCCAACGAGCGCCAGTTGTCGTTCCTGGTGAGCGCGTAA
- a CDS encoding CvpA family protein, whose protein sequence is MTAFDVIAILILLVSGAIGFSRGAMRELVTMGALLIAGAAAIFGLRFTGPLFRGFIEPSWAGTTAAVLVVFVILYILLRLVGANLTQRIHETQSLGMLDRSIGVGFGLIRALVVLGAFNLVFHAATPEDRTPRWVTNSALWPLSEVSGKALKSFAPKGGKMAGQLAPAIEKAVRDGARDEGYDAGQRQSVDDLVEKSR, encoded by the coding sequence GTGACCGCCTTCGACGTCATCGCCATCCTGATCCTGCTGGTGTCGGGCGCTATCGGGTTTTCCCGCGGCGCCATGCGCGAGCTGGTGACCATGGGCGCCCTGTTGATCGCGGGCGCGGCGGCGATCTTCGGCCTGCGCTTCACCGGCCCCCTGTTCCGCGGCTTCATCGAGCCGTCCTGGGCCGGCACCACGGCGGCCGTACTGGTCGTGTTCGTAATCCTCTACATTCTGTTGCGTCTGGTCGGAGCCAATTTGACGCAGCGGATTCACGAGACCCAATCCCTAGGTATGCTGGACCGTTCGATCGGCGTCGGCTTCGGCCTGATCCGGGCGCTGGTGGTGCTGGGCGCGTTCAACCTGGTGTTCCACGCGGCGACGCCGGAAGACCGCACCCCGCGCTGGGTGACCAATTCGGCCCTGTGGCCGCTGTCGGAAGTCAGCGGCAAGGCCCTGAAGAGTTTCGCGCCGAAAGGCGGTAAGATGGCCGGACAACTGGCTCCAGCCATTGAGAAAGCGGTGCGCGACGGCGCCCGTGATGAAGGCTATGACGCCGGCCAACGGCAAAGCGTCGATGATCTGGTGGAGAAATCCCGATGA
- a CDS encoding SDR family NAD(P)-dependent oxidoreductase: MDSKTDKPLAGRIALVTGATRGIGEACAFGLAEAGAHVIALGRTQGALEALDDRIFTATGEHATLVPIDLLKAPEGLDALGAALHERYGKLDIIVGAAAVLGALTPVGHLDPKGWDMIMSTNLTANWRLIRAMDPLMRKSDAARAIFFTSSVGSQARAFWGAYAASKAGLENLVATYADEMEHTQVRALCVDPGGMRTRMRALAFPGEDPMDLPAPSEIVPMIVELARGDREPPEGVVRFKEWKAR, encoded by the coding sequence ATGGATTCCAAGACCGACAAACCCCTCGCTGGGCGCATCGCCCTGGTCACCGGCGCGACCCGCGGCATCGGCGAGGCCTGCGCCTTCGGCCTGGCCGAGGCCGGCGCCCACGTCATCGCCCTCGGCCGCACGCAAGGCGCGCTGGAAGCGCTGGACGACCGCATCTTCACCGCTACCGGCGAACACGCGACCCTGGTGCCGATCGACCTGCTGAAGGCTCCGGAAGGCCTGGACGCCCTGGGCGCCGCCCTGCACGAGCGTTACGGCAAGCTGGACATCATCGTCGGCGCCGCCGCCGTGCTCGGCGCCCTGACCCCGGTCGGCCATCTGGATCCGAAGGGCTGGGACATGATCATGTCCACCAACCTGACGGCCAACTGGCGCCTGATCCGCGCCATGGACCCGCTGATGCGCAAGTCCGACGCGGCCCGCGCCATCTTCTTCACCAGCAGCGTCGGCAGCCAGGCGCGCGCCTTCTGGGGTGCCTACGCGGCGTCTAAGGCGGGGCTGGAGAATCTGGTCGCCACCTATGCCGACGAGATGGAGCACACCCAGGTGCGCGCCCTGTGCGTCGATCCGGGCGGCATGCGCACCCGCATGCGGGCCCTGGCCTTCCCGGGCGAAGACCCGATGGACCTGCCCGCGCCGTCCGAGATCGTTCCGATGATCGTCGAGCTCGCCCGCGGCGACCGCGAGCCGCCTGAAGGTGTTGTTCGG